In Synechococcus sp. RS9909, one genomic interval encodes:
- a CDS encoding PIN domain-containing protein, with protein sequence MRVFIDTNVWAYRLDGREPKKQARMQRWLPEVVGRDDVVISTQVLIELRSVATRKLRPALSAAQIRALLEAMAGFDVVTTDTAMILDANELAAREQLSWFDALIAEAAIRSHCSVLFSEDFGHERMLDGVKVLNPWRL encoded by the coding sequence ATGCGCGTTTTCATCGACACCAACGTCTGGGCTTATCGACTGGACGGACGCGAACCCAAAAAACAGGCACGCATGCAACGGTGGCTGCCGGAGGTGGTCGGCCGGGATGACGTGGTGATCAGCACACAGGTATTGATCGAACTGCGATCAGTTGCAACGCGCAAGTTACGGCCCGCCCTGAGCGCTGCTCAGATCCGCGCCCTGCTGGAAGCGATGGCTGGGTTTGATGTGGTGACGACCGACACGGCGATGATTTTGGATGCCAACGAGCTGGCCGCACGGGAACAACTCAGTTGGTTTGATGCCCTGATCGCCGAAGCCGCCATTCGCAGCCACTGCTCCGTACTCTTTTCCGAAGATTTCGGTCATGAGCGGATGCTGGATGGGGTGAAGGTGCTGAACCCTTGGCGCCTTTGA
- a CDS encoding DUF2191 domain-containing protein, producing the protein MANLTLAIDDDLLQQAREVALRDKTSVNAVVREFLHRYVDRRSRRLEALNRLEALASGLDCASSEPWSRESLHAQS; encoded by the coding sequence ATGGCCAACCTCACCCTGGCGATCGACGACGACCTGCTTCAACAGGCACGCGAAGTGGCGTTGCGCGACAAGACATCCGTCAACGCTGTTGTGCGCGAGTTCCTCCACCGCTACGTCGACCGCCGCAGCCGGCGTCTGGAAGCCCTGAACCGCTTGGAAGCCCTGGCCTCCGGCCTCGATTGCGCCAGCAGTGAACCCTGGAGCAGGGAATCGCTGCATGCACAGTCCTGA